gtctgtAGTGCCCGGCGGAGAGCGGCATCAGACTCCCTAGCAAGATCGGTTGATCTGAGACAACGCGGCGAGCAGACTAGGGGGGCgactttttttctttttgaggaaCCACGAGGGGGTGACTTTTTTTGAGCAACTTCTCGCCTGAAGCGACGTGGTAAAGGGCCGACCCAATAGCGTTGTTGGTTCAATTTTTTTAGTTCGTTATATATACTATATCGTTCGTTCACTCGATTTTgtttttttcattttcctttttttgatttttctttgttacatTAACAAAACTAAAATACATATATATTTTTAAAAAATCccttaattttgaaaaaaaaatgtgtgTGCAATGTTAAAAACATGTTGGTGCAACTTATAGAAAATGTTGATAGAATTTGAAAACAATGCTTCAACACATATTCAAAAAACAATGTTCAAAAACAtgtgtttaattttttttaaacatatagtgtaaaataaatgtttcagatgtatacaaaaaatgtaccatGTGTATGGCACAAGTAGACatcaaaacatgtatttgaaaaaatgctaatcattgtatttgaaaatgttaatcatATACTTCCtctatcccaaaattcttgtcttaaatttgtctaaatatgaatgtatcaagtcacattttagtattagatacatccgtgtgTAGAAGACGAGAATTTTGggccggagggagtattttttaaaAAGATTAAACAtgtaaaaaatgttcttgatgtatacGGATCTATATTTATTATTTACGAAAAATGATCTAGATGTATAAGAAAAATATGCATGCAAACAAACCTAGTCATCGGGTTGTTTTCCCTGCTAGTTGGGCTTGATGTGTATACATGGGTTTGTATCATGTTTGGGCCTAAATACTACCTCCACCCCACAATATAAAACAGCTTGCAAAAATATTTTTGAAGAGATGAAATAGAACCAAAGGTTCTATCTTTTTGATCAGAGGTTGAATCGATCATCAGAAGACGAATTAGGCCAAATATTAAGATACATTTTGGAAAAATGAAACTTCCATTGAAAAGAAGCAAAtgaaacattttcataaaaattctcGATTGAGGCAGTATTACTTATGGACCTCACTAACATGGACACATTCACAGGGGCCTCCGCTGTCCCGGCATCGCTAATGAATCAAGTGGACTACTTTGAAGAGCAAGCTTCATGCATCAATGACGTCTCGGATTATTGTTGCGAGATTAGTTATAGCATGGGGGTACACTTGGCCATTACTCTCTTGCTCTCAACTATGGGCTTTTTAAGACTTTTGCATTGGAACTCCTGCATATCAAGCATTGGaactccctctataaactaattTAAGACCAATTTTGCAGTTCAAATTGAACTACAAAAACATCTAACATTAGTGTACAGAGATTGTATTTTTTCTTTTATACTACACTAGTAGCTAGTCATATTCTCATGTTTTCCCAACCTGGCATAGTTGACACAAGATTAATTGTGTGGcgccaaaagaaaataaaaaatacaaCACCAGGAAATGTTATTATTATTAGGCCATTATGTTTGCTGTGTGAAAAAAATCTAATGAAATTTTCCTAGTAGGTCAACATACAAACGATATCAGTTCATTAACAAATATTCATTCAAAGAAACAAAAACTAGCTCCCAGCTACATGGAAGTACACTACTCGGGTGACTTTCCATTGATCATCGATTCACTGTCAAGAATCTCCAACAAACAAGTTCCATAACTCAACTAGCTGCTAGGGCCAAAACCAGGTCCAGATCAGAGGTCAGCTTTCTTGACAAGCTTTGTATAGATAATGCGACCATCCCTTGCAGAATTGCTCTCAGCAAGAGCAATTTGAACCATGTCCTGCAGACAGTGAACAACATGCCAGCGTTAGATGCCGGTCAAAAACATCCAAAagatggtcatcaaaacaagaaccGTTATTAGTGTTTTGCAGGATGTAAAACCCACACGACGTATGCATGCTGCAGCTCACCACCCCCAAAAGTGCAAGTATATCCAATTGACAAATACACCTTATTTTTTTCCATTGTGTACTCACTAATCGTTAATAGTTACCTATAACCAATCTAGGGTGTAGACGTATACTATCAAGCTAACCAGAAGTTAAAAGGTATCCATATTGAGGTGAGAACAGAACTGCTACTAAATCGTATATACAATTTTATTTCTTtaaaattcctaaggattccaaTACTGTGAATCAAAGGACCTAAGGATacaaatcctccaaaaatcctatagAATTCATTTGAATCAGAGGAGCATTTCAGCAAGAGGTGGTAAGTTAATTAGTGGGTGAAATTTCAAGACCAGATTGGAACAAATAAGTATCAAGTTCCAGAAGATATGGTAAAAAAGATAGTATGGAATTCAATGAACAGAGTCAATTGACTGACCTTCACATCCCTGTTGGATAAAAATTTCCCCAAGTTGTGAAGGATGCACCTTAAATCATCCACCTGCATTTGTAAAAATTATAAGAATAATGTCTTCACGTATCCAAATGACGAATTGCTTCCAAAAGAACAACGGTATCGCTTATTACACTACCTTTATATAACCAACTCTGTTTTGGTCGAAGTACCTAAAAGCCTATAGAGGGAAAAGAACATCATATGTTAGCAATAACCTGGGATCCATGTAACAGACAGAGTTTTAACTTTTAATGCAACTCCTAATCTCTTATACGAGGCAACAGCAAAATGTACCTGCAACAGGTCCTTATCAACCACATCATGTTTCGCTGAATCTCCTTTTTGTGAACCAGATATCTTTCCCTCCTTACCAACAGATTTCTCTTCAACTTCTTTCAAATCTCCTTTCTCTGCTACAGACTGCTTGTCCTCTTCTGCTTTTTCCAACTTAAGATTCTCCGTTGTCCTCTTTCCATCATCTTCTGCAGTTACCTCTTCTGGCTTGGTTTCTCTTTCGTTTGAGTTATCCTCATTCTGCAGCAGAGGTTAATGAATAGACAAAGGTAAGCACAGTTTACCCATAACTAGTTTCACAGCACCTACAAGCACACATTCCTTCTATGTTTTCTCCGCTTTTTGTTCTCTTTATTCTTTGTTTGCTCGGCTGCTAGCATGTACTCATCCACGATAGTAAGCTAGTAGCTCTACCTTTATTCTTTGTTTAACTTGATTGAATTTTCTATCGTTGAAAAGGCAGTAGAGAGAAAACAAACAGGAAGTACTTTGATCTCACATCTTGAAAATATAAATTTACCCTTACTGCTgtattttttgaattatttatatAAACTCAAGATATCCCCATCTTGATTGAATTTTCTATCGTTGAAAAGGCAGTAGAGAGAAAACAAACAGGAAGTACTTTGATCTCACATCTTGAAAATATAAATTTACCCTTACTGCTgtattttttgaattatttatatAAACTCAAGATATCCCCATAAGGCTGTTTCTGAAAAATGCCATATCCATGTCGCGTGTCCCATCATCACAGTGCCCACATCCCCAAATCAGTGATTCCtacgtacttcctccgtccgggtttattaggctggtcatagtgggaagtaacttatactagtgtcatgcatctgacactagtctaagttaccaccttcatagtgcaaagtaacatactaGTGGTGTCATATGTGGCTTCATTTAatggcttgtagactcatcttgtcttgagaAGCGctatgttaccacttctcattaactacgtgccacataagcaaaaatttctcgaagtgcgctatgttactacctaagttactcctactatgactagccttaggCCCGCTAGCCAAAACTCAGGTACCAAAGCAAGACATTAACGCTAATTATGTGTGATTTTGAAGCATGGGAAAGGCCAATCAGATTGGCTTGTAATTATAGCACGCAGCCGGTTGCCAGCTTTACTTTTGCATGCAGCCAATACATGCCCACGTCCAGCGCTATGGGCAGTTAATGGCATGCAGCAGGTTGCGCACGCCGTTTTGCATGCAGCTAATTAATCAGAAGTTTTAATGAATCTAGCGCGCATGCAGTGGAGAAGATCGAGGGAAATTAATTCAAGGCCTTATAAATCCAGACGCGGATGGCTGGCTCACgggcccaataaacccggacggagggagtactactttaaCTAGAGAAATCTCAATATCTATATTTTTATATTTATAGTGGTGTAAGCTCTCAAATATAATCCAGACGTAAAACTAGAGCAATTAGCCTTGACAAGTGAGCTAACACTACACTCCATAACAAGCTTGATGAGTTGGTGCTTGCAGCTTCCCACTACCCTTCAATTCTGTTGGAACTAATTGGAAATGTTCCACATGTAGAAATACATTATTTTACATGAGGGAACATGGGCAAATCAACAAGCATCCATGCTGTTATGAAGGAAAAGACCATCCGGTAATACAAAGAGTAGTTTCTTAAGCAACACGAGCTAATATACGGTCACTTCGCAGTTGTGTATATTATGTGTGGTGCAAAAGGGTACGGAGGATATATGTGTGCATTACCTGTGCTTCTGCCGGCTCTTCAGCAGTGGCATCATCCATGTCCTCGGCGCCTTCATATTCTACTTCATCGGGATCTTCTTCATATTCAGGATCTTCTTCCTCCATTTTCTCATCAGCTTTAGGTTCATCACAGGCAGCTGCTGACTGATCTGCGTCAATCTTTTCCTCACCCTCTTTCATCATTTCATCCTGGGCAGCATGATCTGTACTCATCTTCTCGTCATCCTCTTTTACCAGTTGCTCATGGGAAGCTGATGAATTATCACCAATTATCTTTTCTCCACCCTCTTTTATTGTTTCATCATTTTTACCTGGGTTACCTGAGGTACTTCCAGTTACATTTTCATCAGTTGTCTTTAGTCGCTTCTCCAAGGATATTGTGTCTTCCTTCTTTAGATCTTCCTCTCTTTGGCGCTTACGTTGATTCCTCCTCACAACATACTGCCTGTAAAGTTTCTGTGCGGACAAAACAAGCTACATGAGGAAAACTGAAAACAGATCACTACCAAAACCTACTGGATGCGGCTCTGCTTCCCTCATGAAGCAACCAATTCTTTGCTTTAGTACACTCCACAAAAATTACCATGAACTACCAGGTTACAAACTTCCAAGTCCCAATTTGGACCATTACAGGGAGCAATTATCCTAAAGTTTGGTAACAACATTGGTAGAATGGAGTCGGATTCTCAGTTATGCCCAAGCTACCCGACATTTTTCTTGCAAGCATACTCGGCTACCAAACTTCAAAGTAGATGGAAGTAGACTTGAATGAAAAGCTAACTGCTGATCGTGTGTCAAAGCTTACAAAGCATAGACaaagcacaaggaagttacctcaagaAAAGACAGGATCACACAACCCATTCTGTATTGAAGCATTTCGCTGAAAGACTCAGCAAACAAAGAAAGCTGAAAAGTAACAGAAGAACATATCAATCATAAATGTCAAGCCCCATGAGCATCACCACAAAAGCAATTTAGTAACTTCTTTGTGTTATATGCTCATAAATTTGGTAGCAGCCAAAAATACAGGACAGAGATATTTGCtgaagaaaaaaatgcagaggtagGGATCTCTTGTaatgacaattagcaaattattacaGAAGCCAGAGCAGAAAATGGACCTCAAATACAGACTCCTCTGTATCATTGGCGGTGTAGTCCAGGAGGCCATCCAATGAAAGGGATGTTGACCGGAGCTGCAAATGAAAACCATTCAATAAGATCTCGTAGGCAATAAGACCATGCTTGAATTATAGTTTATAGTATTATATGAAATAAAAAAGATAACTATATAGCATGATGACCATACTTTATATTCTTTGCTCTTTTTGGCCTGGAGAATGAATCCTGGGTGTTTAGGAGGTTCATCAGACTTCTTCTTTTCTTTGGTGTCAATGGGCGACTTTTTCTTTGAGTCCATCTTCTGGTCTTTATCCTTTGTTTCGTTGTCATCCGTTTTCTTGACACTCTTCCCGTCTGTTTCATCAATTTTTGGATCTTTCTGTTCCACAACTTCCTGCTGGTTAACCTTATCTGTATTTGCCTTTTGATCATCAGTCATTATGTCTCCCTTTATCTCCAGCTCCTGTTCTTTCTTCTGATTTGAGGTATCTTCAGCAGGAGTTTTCAATCCTTCTTCTTTCTTCTGGTTTGAAATATCCTCAGCTGGAGTTTTCAATCCTTCTTCTTTCTTCTGGTTTGAAATATCTTCAGCAGGAGTTTTCAATCCTTCTTCCAGCTTAGTCTGTGAATTCCCAGCGTCAGTGACGCCTTCAACAATCTTCTCCGGCTGCACATCCACATCTTGTTTACTTGCCTCAGCAGGTGCAGCAAGGGCTGTTGGCTCAGTCGCTGAAGCAGGAACTTTTCTTTTAACAATCCTGCGAATGACCTTCTTCTTCCCAGTTTTCTTAGCCTCAGGCTGTTGAACGATGCCAGCTCCCGCCTTCTCTTTCCCAAGATCCTCACTTTTCTGTTCAATGTGCTTTTCGACGGTTTTGCTCGCAGTTTCTGCCACAGCATTCTTGTCAACCTGAGGTGATTTATCCACTGGAGCTTCAGCAGTTGGCTTTTTTCGAACAACTTTCACAAccttttttattattttctttttcatGGGCTTTTTATCCTCAGTGACATGGTCAACAGAAGCATCACCAGAAGTGTTTTCTTCAACAACCCCCACCGTCTTCTCAACTTGCTTCCCAACATTGTCAGGATTCTTCCCACCATCACCAGCAAGATTGACATCTCCATCTTTGCCCTGCTCTTCCATATCAGCATCAATTTTCTCAATCTTGGCAGCACCATCACCCTCCTTCAGTTCCATTTCAGCATCAATTTTCTCAATCTTGGCAGCACCATCACCCTCCTTCATTTCCATATCAGCATCAATTTTCTCAATCTTAGCAGCACCATCACCCTCCTTCAATTGATCATTCGTACTTTTAGCATCGCTTGGCTCCTCTAAAACTGCTGACAAATAAACAAGGATTAATTATTTTATTCATTAGGCAAGGAAAAGGCAGTGAATGATAAGTGAGGGTCTTTCAAACCTTGTTTCTGTTCCTTTGGATCACCTGGGCTCTAAAATGCAACGGGAAGTAAGAACCATTAGTGCTGTTTCAGAAGAAAACAAAGTATGTTATAATAGTAACCACAAGCTTACCTTTTCCTTCTTCATAATCAGCTGCTCCCTTTCTATCTTTGATTTTCGGTATGCGATCCAGTTGTCCCTCCATATATCCATAGATGGTACGCATTCCGACAGGTTTGGCACAAACAGTACAGTAATTTCTTTGTGACTAAAAAGTCCATCATTGCCAACTCTGTTGTAATGGACCTGCAGTATAATGCATGTATTACATTATGCTGATGACTTCAGCAATAATAGCATGCCTTGAAAAGCGAATGACTTAATTACTGGAGTAAATGCTCTCATATTATCCTATGGAAGAGCCAATAAACCACATACGAATAGGGCTTGATATCGCAGTTGCAACTGACCAGTTACCAGTCATAATGTCTAATATTCTGATGGTTATTAGCACAAATATCCTTTGGAATATTGTCATTTCGGATAGGGGAGATTTTAAAGCACAAATAGCAGAGAAATGTCAAACAATTTAACAAGAAGCAAACTGATTGGTAAAGAGTCATAATGCAAATGTGCATTATATAGTTTTGGAATGATATATGTGTTTGCGCTTCTACAATTCAGAAGAGAATCCAGTTATGACCAGTTAAATAAAAGGTATATCATGGAAGGGTGATGTTTTCCATCTAAAGAAGACTATATTCAAGAAATACAGTTCCAAGAAGGTGCTGAGATAGATTTAGAAGTACCTCGAGGAAACGATTCCAACTGGTACAATTAGATAGATCGACTTGAACCAGTTCCTTCACATATCTGTCCAAGAAGAAGGGTTAGCAGAGTTGCAAGTCATCCatggtacatttacttgatgaaggcaTACCTGATAGCCGTTCGAATCAAGCAAGAACAGTCAACCACTGGATCTCCACCATCAAGTGCTGCATTCCAAGGGCCTCCAATAGCAAGAAGTGAACGATCCTTCTTGAATACAGCAAATTTTAAGATATTGTTCAAGTGCACCACTCGTTCCTCAGTACTTCTCATCGACGTTATGTCAGCAAAGGCGCCATTGCTCATACCGCTCATCAGAAGTACCTGCACATGGGCATATATGTAAGCACAGAAGGAAATTACTTCAAGATGGTTGGAGTTACCTTGTAAGGTAAAGACAGCATAACAAGTGCCTCTATATCCAGCCAACGTGAGATAGATTTTTTCTTTTTTGGATTACTTAAAAGCACTAAAAGCAAAACCCAAGCCAACGTCGACCCCAAGACAGACTCTTGTGATTTTTTACAATATCAGATGAGTAAATGCAATGGAAACATTCCTCCAGTTTCAACAAAAAAAGATTAGGCAAAGGCTAGGGGGTAAGCACGCGATGGGACTACCATGGAGACATATAAATACAAACACCGCAATAACTAGATTACATATGCAACATAAAATTGTACTAGCACAACTTTATTTTCTGAGACGTCTCTATGTCACAATGTGATGGAATGATGAAGAcctatgtttttaaggcgacgccttaccgccttagggagggggggcgctttggcgcctaggcgacgcctaggcgggcgctttggacgcctaggcgcccaaagcggtcgattttccaaagcggagggggagcgcttcgacgcctaggcgtcgcctaggcgtcGCCTTAGGGACGCTTTAAAAACATAGATGAAGACATATTTTTCATGCAAGGGAAATTCATCCTACCAAAAGCTAGAATTGGACTAGCATTTCTCAAAAGATTGCTCGAGGGGCAAGCATGATATCCAGGGGAAGACCATAACACCCTTGGATAGTGCAGGTCAGCAGCACAGGTTGCACTTCATGTACTTGCAAGCAATAATTTTCTACAAAGTGAGTATTAATGCCCACGACAGTTATATACCACATGCTTTCTACAAGTATTGCTATAGCATGTACAATGACATAATTCATTCAAATAAACACTATCTCTACTTATTGTGGGAGCTACTACTCAAATCAACTACAACTTAATATAGTTCATACTTCAAAATGAACACAACATTATAAACAAAAAGACCTTTGCATTCCAAATCGTTTCAGGGGTCTTTGTGCTTGATGTATTCTCAGAAGAGACCAGTGCGCTTTCATCAGCTTTATCGTCATCTTCACAGATGGCATGCTCCAGGCTATTTTACAGCAACACAGTATAAAACATGTCATTAATAGGAAGCTCAAGAACATTTAGCAAGAAAACCAATAGAACAGTACATGTATCTACTTATGTAGTCCCAATAGAAAAGCATACCTCACTGGTGTATGCAGCGAAAGATTTAGGCTTTCTTTAGCCCAGTTCAAGACAATCTACAGAACAAGTAAATCACAAATAAGCAAGGCAAAAAAAAATCTACAGTACCATGATTTCACGTTAAGCTTTGATCATCAACATTCATGAATAGAATGTCAAACCTTAGAAAAATCTGGAATAACTGATAGCCTAGGATATCTTTTTGTCAAAGATAAACAGTCTCTCTCCTCATCCACCAAACGAAATGGCAAAACCTGCACCAGACAGCCCAATTAGCAATGAGTTCCTATTGGGCATCAGACTAAAACTGCTGCATAACTGAACATACTAAATATGATGTTTGCATATAAAGGAGGCGGAGAGAAATGGAGGATGGAAAACATCTCCGTGATTGCTCAATCATATCCACTCTGGTGCAATCTATGCTTAAGGTGTGAATAGTCTTACAAGTTATCCAAATTGGAAGAATAAAGAATGAGAGATCTCCAGACAAGTGGCAACAGAAAAGAGAAAGTGGCTAGGAAGGCAAAAACAAGGATTGGTGTAGATAGATGGGTAAGTGGAACCAGAATCTCTCAGATATTAGTTCTGAGAGTGGACGTATAAGTTTGCAAAGATCTCAGGGTTTACAAGGACAGCAGTGAAGGAAACTGGAGACCAGAGTGCATCAAGGAGGCACGTAAAGAATTAATACTATCAATTGATTTTTGCAAGAACACTGTGACAAACACAACTGTTCGTTTACCTTGCACAAATATTCTCGCTTTATTTCTTTAATAGGTGAACGATGCCTTCAGGACAACAAACGAAAGTGTTAGTTTAAAAGGCTGCACCAAAGACGAAGCGCATCCACAAAGCTATAGAGAACATGGAGACACCTATGCACAGCATCACGTCGAGGTGAAAGGCGCCGCAAAGGCTTCTCAGACCTAACAGAAGAAGAACGTCGTCGATCACCAGGGGTTCTAGGTGGAGTGCGCTCACGCCTTGAATCAGCTACATGCTTCTTGTTCCGCTCCTTCTCCTTCTCGCGGCGCTCGCGAAGACGTTCTCTTTCATGTTCCCTTTGACGCTCCCGCTCCCTTTCTCTTTCACGTTCCCTTATTCTTTCACGGTCCCTTTCCCTTTCACGTTCTCTTTCTCTTTCACGGTCTCTTTCTCTTTCACGGTCTCGAAGGTCTCGCAACTCCCGTTCCCGTTCCCGTTCAAGCTCCTTTTCCCTTTCAAGTAGCAGATCCCTTCGACGTTCCTCATCTCTTAGATCCAGCTCACGACGATAACCAATCCGGTCAATTGCACGTTCATCGACCATGGAGATGCCTTGACGTGCACGGGGTAAGATGTTGTCACGGTAATCAGAATCTGAAGATGGATGGAGAAGGCCTTTCCCCGAGGCATAGTCACGACCAGGGGGCAGACTCATCCCATAACCACTGCTTGATGATCCTTGCCCATAGCCAAGACTATCAATGTTTGTCCTAGGGGCGCCACCCAACAATGATGATGTCTGTTGTCCTCCATATGGAACATTCCCAAGAATGGACAAGTTGCGATGGTCAGCTTCAGCCCTTCCATATGTACCAATTTCCTGAGATTCTTGATGGATTGGAGCGGACCTTCCTGCAAAGTAATCGGCTTGTCTGCCAGAAATGCATACTTTACTCAGTGCATGTGCTATGTTTTGTTGCAGTGATAAAACACACGAAGGATCGCAAATTTTAGCTTTCCAAAAGTGCCGGTGGCATACATTAAAATAACTAACAAATTTTAGTCCTAAGAAGAGATGTTTGGAACATGCAGATAGTCATTCATTTGATGCACTTTTTAAAGTGAGAATGATTATGGTCTACCATGTGGACAAAAAACCTGAACAACATATATGACCTGGCTCTGGCTGTGAGCTAACGTACCTCATATCAGACACAGGCGCCAGCTGAGCTTTCAGAAGTGGCTGATGGCGCATTGTTGAACCCTGAAAAATTAACAGAATAGAATTAATTATTAGCTATAACAGACAGCATTAAATGGCGCAGAACGTAGTTTTGCAAGGGAAAGAACACTACCTGCTCTACACGGTCATGAATCTGAGATATAAAAAAGGTGGTCATAAGATTAAGTTCGCTAAATTAAATAATTCAGGGGGAAAGCCCCAAAAAAAGTGAGCACACATTATTGACCTGATGGGCTGCAGGTATATGATCAGGATATCTTCTATCCAAATCAGTAAGGCCATCCCTCCTGCCAAGATTAGCTGAGTGTTCACCATACATTCTTCTCTCTGATGTGTAATCGGTACCATACTGGTCTAGCTTCTGTGCATATCCACGCACAGCCATATAGTCATCGTTTGGTCTTGCCAAGTTAGACCCTGCAGATCCAGATGAGAACTTGGATGACTGAGATAGTGAAGATGTATGAGGTGGCAGGCTAGGAAGACTAGAAGAATCCGGACCTTTGCCACCAACTCCCCCAACCTGCAAAATGTTTAACCAGATATTCAGTTAAGATATCATGCACAGAACTCATGAAACAGTTGTGCCACTTGAAACTAGAAGGAGGTGAGATCTGACCATGGAAGAAAGTAATCAACATACAATACAGCTGAAACAAAGAGACGAGATGGACACTGAGACAAGGCCTAAAAAGTGCAAACTGAGAAATAGCAAAAGAAAAagacatgaatggttaacagaaatCTCTTCCTGGTGTCCGCTCTTCATGGTACGAACTACTGGTAAAGTGACTTAACGCGTTAAATCTGATAAAATGCACAAAATTACAAATATTATGTGAAGGCAAGTATATATAAGTTTATATTAAATGACGCACGAGATAAATTCAGCCCAGGAACAGCTTCTTAACCTAAAAGAGTATGTTTATGTTAATTTTTCCCCAAATCATTTGATTCCTTGATATACAGATAAGCTATGTGATACTACGTGACTACCAACTACAGTGCTAGTGGACTAGCCAGCAAATTATTCCAGCACTTGATCTGTTCGCTGCTTCGAGGTACTGCTATGACACCAAGCCAGTTAACATAGCCAACTCACATAAATATGCACTCCTTATCTAAAAGAGGACCCAATTTGTTAAATTCTGAAATATGCACTCTAGCATTGCTTGTTTCAAAAATATCGAATATGACATGCCTGGTGCAAGCTCGGTTGTTTTGATGGTGCATCGTCATAAATGCAATGATAATTGGTCAAACCATATTCTACTCTGTCCTGCCATTAATCAGTATGGTAGGGGCATTCACATAAATGAAATGATAATTGGTGGGATCTATTATATTTTGCCATATTCTTATTTGGAGACAAGAAAAACTTGCAAAATGAAACAGACATCAAATCACCTGGTAATTACGCGGCACAAAGAATGAAACAGCAACAACACAATGCTGACCTTGGGATTATGTAGCTGTAGATAAGTGCTACAGAATCAATCCATTGTTTCCTATCTGTGGTGGAAAATCAGAAATATATCTAGTTTGCAAAAACCCTCAGAAGTCTCTAACACCACTAAACCGTCCGGGCATGATCTGACAGACCTATGCAGGGGAGGGGCAAGGTGGAGGAGATGGCTTGAGGGCAACCTTTACTTGCGATCCTTCAGATTCTTGCAGTTTTAAGCTGAAGCTTAAACCTCACTA
This portion of the Triticum dicoccoides isolate Atlit2015 ecotype Zavitan chromosome 7A, WEW_v2.0, whole genome shotgun sequence genome encodes:
- the LOC119330516 gene encoding protein SHORT ROOT IN SALT MEDIUM 1-like isoform X2, with translation MFPPKGPNPYGQQPPYGGQQSYGGQIPGSSGFGASAAAGARAGQGAAGQYGGPYASVYGTQQVGGVGGKGPDSSSLPSLPPHTSSLSQSSKFSSGSAGSNLARPNDDYMAVRGYAQKLDQYGTDYTSERRMYGEHSANLGRRDGLTDLDRRYPDHIPAAHQGSTMRHQPLLKAQLAPVSDMRQADYFAGRSAPIHQESQEIGTYGRAEADHRNLSILGNVPYGGQQTSSLLGGAPRTNIDSLGYGQGSSSSGYGMSLPPGRDYASGKGLLHPSSDSDYRDNILPRARQGISMVDERAIDRIGYRRELDLRDEERRRDLLLEREKELERERERELRDLRDRERERDRERERERERERDRERIRERERERERERQREHERERLRERREKEKERNKKHVADSRRERTPPRTPGDRRRSSSVRSEKPLRRLSPRRDAVHRHRSPIKEIKREYLCKVLPFRLVDEERDCLSLTKRYPRLSVIPDFSKIVLNWAKESLNLSLHTPVSLEHAICEDDDKADESALVSSENTSSTKTPETIWNAKVLLMSGMSNGAFADITSMRSTEERVVHLNNILKFAVFKKDRSLLAIGGPWNAALDGGDPVVDCSCLIRTAIRYVKELVQVDLSNCTSWNRFLEVHYNRVGNDGLFSHKEITVLFVPNLSECVPSMDIWRDNWIAYRKSKIEREQLIMKKEKSPGDPKEQKQVLEEPSDAKSTNDQLKEGDGAAKIEKIDADMEMKEGDGAAKIEKIDAEMELKEGDGAAKIEKIDADMEEQGKDGDVNLAGDGGKNPDNVGKQVEKTVGVVEENTSGDASVDHVTEDKKPMKKKIIKKVVKVVRKKPTAEAPVDKSPQVDKNAVAETASKTVEKHIEQKSEDLGKEKAGAGIVQQPEAKKTGKKKVIRRIVKRKVPASATEPTALAAPAEASKQDVDVQPEKIVEGVTDAGNSQTKLEEGLKTPAEDISNQKKEEGLKTPAEDISNQKKEEGLKTPAEDTSNQKKEQELEIKGDIMTDDQKANTDKVNQQEVVEQKDPKIDETDGKSVKKTDDNETKDKDQKMDSKKKSPIDTKEKKKSDEPPKHPGFILQAKKSKEYKLRSTSLSLDGLLDYTANDTEESVFELSLFAESFSEMLQYRMGCVILSFLEKLYRQYVVRRNQRKRQREEDLKKEDTISLEKRLKTTDENVTGSTSGNPGKNDETIKEGGEKIIGDNSSASHEQLVKEDDEKMSTDHAAQDEMMKEGEEKIDADQSAAACDEPKADEKMEEEDPEYEEDPDEVEYEGAEDMDDATAEEPAEAQNEDNSNERETKPEEVTAEDDGKRTTENLKLEKAEEDKQSVAEKGDLKEVEEKSVGKEGKISGSQKGDSAKHDVVDKDLLQAFRYFDQNRVGYIKVDDLRCILHNLGKFLSNRDVKDMVQIALAESNSARDGRIIYTKLVKKADL